TAAGTTGCAGCAGTTAAGAAATATTATTGATTATTTACAGAGGAATATAACAAATGCTGCATTTTGTAACACATTAaatataatggaaatgaaaaatgtcttACAATCTCAATACAATGGaacaactaaaagacaaaatAGTGCAATCAAAAAATTTAACTCtatccaaaagaaaagaaaatgaaatgagaagaaaaatctgcaatggagaataaaaagaaaattaacattgtaatgaaaaatttaaataaaaacagagcttGAAAAAATGAAGGTACattaaataaatgtaacaaaaagtGAAAGAAGTTAGAAATTTTCAATGgatgatttgaaaatattcagtTTGCTTTGGTCATTTGTTTTACATAATGCAACAGTACATTCATTTGTTTGAGAAATAGAAAACCCTGTATATGatattcatgaaagatttcttcaCTTGTTGGTTCTTTAGGGTGTAAATAAAAGGATTTAAAAGTGGGGCAACTGAGGTATAGAGCACTGCAATTCCCTTGTGAAAGGATAGTCTCTGTTTGGCCGAGGGTTTTATGTACAAGAAGATGCAGCTGCCATAAGAGAGGGAGATCACAATCATGTGGGAAGAACACGTGGAAAATGCCTTTCTCCTGTGATTAGAGGAAGGGATTTTTAGAATCGTCATTGCAATGTAGGTGTACGATGTTATCACCATTACCAACGTGACCAAGAGTGTCACAATAGCTGAGATGAAAACAATAATTTTGATGAGCCACGTGTCTGAGCAGGAGATCTGAAGGAGGGGAAAGGTATCACAGATGAAATGATCAACAACGTTGTAGGTGCAGAAGTCAAGGTTTAAACCCATGATGAGTCctggaaagatggaaaagaacCCAGCAAGCCAACAACTGAGGACAAGCTGTACACAGACTTTGCTGTTCATGATGGTTGTGTAATGCAGGGGCTTACAGATGgcaacatagcggtcataggacaTGGCTGCCAGCATGTAAAATTCAGATGCTCCAAGAAGGATGACAAAAAACAATTGTGTCACACAACAGTTATAGGAAATGTTTTTGTCTCCAGATGCCATCATAACCAGCAATTTCGGGATGCATGTAGTAGTAAAGAAGATTTCTAAGAGGGAAAAATTccgaaggaaaaaatacatgggagTCTTCAGTTGCATATCCAACAGggtgagtgtgatgatgattagATTGCCAGTGATGCTGAACAAATAAGtgagaaacaggaagataaaTAACACAACTTTCAATTGTGGGTCATCAGTCAAGCCTGCCAGGATAAACACAATCATTCTTGTATGGTTTCCCATTATGGGCCTCACAGTCTCttaagactaaaataaaaaaaaaaaaaaaaaaaaagtttttttagagAATTATTAgaattagtttaaaaaaacaaaaaaaaagatagttaCATAAGAAAACAAGTAAGGAAAAATGTAACTGAAGGAGAGGTGCTTAATACTGAATAATATCCCACTTTAAGATATAGTAATTTGCCCTTTCTCTAAACtgcacaataaaaatatgagcaacattgaCTCAGCATAGCCTAAAGCATAGCCTAAAGCAGAGGGAAGATAACTTAGTTAACTTCAAACACTTAATGTGTGGTAGCAACCAGGTTGATATGAATGTGAGGGTTGGGCTATAGAATATTCAAATGTACAGTTAATTGGCAATTAAGGATATAACAATAATAGTTACATTCAATTTATTGA
Above is a window of Choloepus didactylus isolate mChoDid1 chromosome 8, mChoDid1.pri, whole genome shotgun sequence DNA encoding:
- the LOC119543430 gene encoding olfactory receptor 6C74-like, with the protein product MGNHTRMIVFILAGLTDDPQLKVVLFIFLFLTYLFSITGNLIIITLTLLDMQLKTPMYFFLRNFSLLEIFFTTTCIPKLLVMMASGDKNISYNCCVTQLFFVILLGASEFYMLAAMSYDRYVAICKPLHYTTIMNSKVCVQLVLSCWLAGFFSIFPGLIMGLNLDFCTYNVVDHFICDTFPLLQISCSDTWLIKIIVFISAIVTLLVTLVMVITSYTYIAMTILKIPSSNHRRKAFSTCSSHMIVISLSYGSCIFLYIKPSAKQRLSFHKGIAVLYTSVAPLLNPFIYTLKNQQVKKSFMNIIYRVFYFSNK